The Candidatus Zixiibacteriota bacterium genomic interval TCCGTGTCACCGAGGGTCTTCAGAAAAAATATGGAAGAGAACGAGTATTTGATACACCGCTTGCGGAATCGATGATAGCCGGTACCGGCGTGGGTATGTCGGCTATGGGATTGCGGCCGGTAGTGGAGATGCAGTTCTCGGGATTTATCTATCCCGCGTTTAACCAGATAATTTCTCATGTCTCCCGTCTGCGCAC includes:
- a CDS encoding alpha-ketoacid dehydrogenase subunit beta, whose protein sequence is MAVMNMVQAINSALAFKLEDDENVVVYGEDVGVEGGVFRVTEGLQKKYGRERVFDTPLAESMIAGTGVGMSAMGLRPVVEMQFSGFIYPAFNQIISHVSRLRT